The Linepithema humile isolate Giens D197 chromosome 2, Lhum_UNIL_v1.0, whole genome shotgun sequence genome has a segment encoding these proteins:
- the LOC105677535 gene encoding protein asteroid-like isoform X3, translating to MGIFGLTTFISNQSEHYFTNYALHDTYLVIDVLIDGGCEDKKLETDIYRTKQKIQKVSRYTHYFKQVNQFFPLLMKVVFKDVMTEKGIKYAQCIFEADNIIAAIARILDCPVLSYDSDFYIYGSLYIPFNTWEKGIVRKSTGRGYMKCCKIYDVEKLFQAYDGLNQTLLPLAAILIGNDYVKKWTFKNFFHQLELSQATGKMYDEQQWRIDATFNWLKKLNLNQAVTEILSRLRREKRKHVLNIIETMINGYINASLDVLHVLGVPVHKISKAKLQNVFKAYKFEGDIYNLTYIDESTSETKSSDDDDEIDDKEITSICAGKEVVSNESLVNNLPQWFINEFKLGRYPSYFINIIIRKLYVCRTQIEDHLYSSSIFASLNIISVIYGLLMSGIEEEKTCMEYITRDGITIKRFQLEYNNSVLDYKLPLLSNLGKLPMIIRKEILNNTLRITDESCISEIPPNWKLYVATMKYWIDQKQQSFKEHMYILHCFIYSLLFAMLFNVIDRKIGVHRVLREFNHRFDKLVEKIQNTRKVENYQPEYLDNTTLVSALHKVDRHDCWIAASFFVSNFETNPYLHPKDFKIIIVHGFAEFQNCLSHSMALNALLGYPYEQTKVASVFSGTLLYNLCNNFKKCDNIEEYINTVLQNSPSLLRLFNVLLLKVKPLVGMA from the exons atgggGATTTTTGGATTAAcaacatttatatcaaatcaATCTGagcattattttacaaattacgCCCTACATGATACTTATTTAGTAATTGATG TCTTAATCGATGGTGGCTGTGAAGACAAGAAATTGGAGACAGATATATATCGGACTAAACAGAAGATTCAAAAGGTGTCACGTTACACACACTATTTTAAGCAAGTAAACCAATTCTTTCCTCTTCTAATGAAGGTAGTCTTCAAAGATGTCATGACTGAGAAAGGTATTAAGTATGCACAATGCATATTCGAAGCGGATAATATCATAGCTGCAATAGCACGTATTCTCGATTGTCCTGTGTTGAGTTACGACTctgatttctatatttatgGATCATTATATATACCATTTAACACATGGGAAAAAGGTATAGTTCGTAAATCAACAGGCAGGGGCTATAtgaaatgttgcaaaatttatgatgTTGAGAAGCTTTTTCAAGCTTACGATGGATTGAATCAGACTTTGCTGCCTTTGGCAGCAATATTAATAGGAAATGACTATGTGAAGAAATGgactttcaaaaatttttttcatcagtTGGAATTATCGCAAGCAACAGGAAAGATGTATGATGAACAACAATGGCGTATAGATGCTACATTTAATTGGCTAAAGAAACTCAACTTAAATCAAGCtgtaacagaaatattaagcaGACTgcgaagagaaaaacgtaagcatgtattaaatataatagaaacgaTGATAAATGGTTACATCAATGCATCATTGGATGTTTTACATGTGCTGGGTGTTCCGGTACATAAGATTTCGAAAGCAAAATTACAGAATGTATTTAAAGCATACAAATTTGAAGGAGATATATACAATTTGACATATATTGATGAAAGCACAAGTGAAACAAAGTCAAGTGATGACGATGATGAAATTGACGACAAAGAAATAACAAGCATATGTGCGGGAAAAGAGGTGGTCTCTAATGAATCTCTGGTTAATAATTTGCCACAGTGGTTTATTAATGAATTCAAACTTGGTAGATATCCTTCTTACTTTATAAACATCATCATACGGAAGTTGTACGTTTGTCGTACGCAAATTGAAGATCATTTATACAGCTCATCTATCTTTGCAAGCTTAAACATTATAAGCGTTATTTATGGATTACTGATGTCAGgaattgaagaagaaaaaacttGCATGGAGTATATAACGCGAGATGGGATAACAATCAAGCGTTTTCAATTGGAATATAACAATAGTGTACTCGATTATAAATTACCGCTTTTATCCAATTTGGGAAAATTACCAATGAttattagaaaagaaattttaaataacacttTGAGAATTACCGATGAAAGCTGTATAAGTGAAATTCCACCAAACTGGAAATTATATGTTGCAACCATGAAGTACTGGATAGATCAAAAACAACAATCATTTAAAGAGCATATGTATATTCTccattgttttatatattcgtTATTATTTGCTATGTTATTTAACGTAATCGATCGCAAAATAGGCGTCCATAGAGTTCTACGCGAATTTAATCATAGATTCGATAAACTTGTGGAAAAGATTCAAAACACAAGAAAAGTGGAAAATTATCAGCCAGAATATTTAGACAACACTACACTCGTTAGTGCGCTTCATAAAGTTGATAGACACGATTGTTGGATTGCAGCCTCATTTTTTGTATCTAATTTTGAGACTAATCCATACTTACATCCaaaagatttcaaaattataattgttcaCGGTTTTGCGGAgtttcaaaattgtttaagTCATAGCATGGCCTTGAATGCATTGTTGGGATATCCATATGAGCAAACCAAGGTTGCTAGTGTGTTCAGTGGCACATTGCTGTACAATCTGtgcaacaattttaaaaagtgcGACAATATTGAGGAGTACATTAATACAGTTTTGCAAAATTCTCCGAGTTTATTGCGATTATTTAATGTACTTTTGTTGAAAGTTAAACCTTTGGTTGGTATGGCATAG
- the LOC105677535 gene encoding protein asteroid-like isoform X1, translating to MGIFGLTTFISNQSEHYFTNYALHDTYLVIDGNSIAHCLYTYAKCNSAFGGDYDKYARCVSDFFAELLKCNVTPLVLIDGGCEDKKLETDIYRTKQKIQKVSRYTHYFKQVNQFFPLLMKVVFKDVMTEKGIKYAQCIFEADNIIAAIARILDCPVLSYDSDFYIYGSLYIPFNTWEKGIVRKSTGRGYMKCCKIYDVEKLFQAYDGLNQTLLPLAAILIGNDYVKKWTFKNFFHQLELSQATGKMYDEQQWRIDATFNWLKKLNLNQAVTEILSRLRREKRKHVLNIIETMINGYINASLDVLHVLGVPVHKISKAKLQNVFKAYKFEGDIYNLTYIDESTSETKSSDDDDEIDDKEITSICAGKEVVSNESLVNNLPQWFINEFKLGRYPSYFINIIIRKLYVCRTQIEDHLYSSSIFASLNIISVIYGLLMSGIEEEKTCMEYITRDGITIKRFQLEYNNSVLDYKLPLLSNLGKLPMIIRKEILNNTLRITDESCISEIPPNWKLYVATMKYWIDQKQQSFKEHMYILHCFIYSLLFAMLFNVIDRKIGVHRVLREFNHRFDKLVEKIQNTRKVENYQPEYLDNTTLVSALHKVDRHDCWIAASFFVSNFETNPYLHPKDFKIIIVHGFAEFQNCLSHSMALNALLGYPYEQTKVASVFSGTLLYNLCNNFKKCDNIEEYINTVLQNSPSLLRLFNVLLLKVKPLVGMA from the coding sequence atgggGATTTTTGGATTAAcaacatttatatcaaatcaATCTGagcattattttacaaattacgCCCTACATGATACTTATTTAGTAATTGATGGTAATAGTATAGCGCATTGCTTATACACTTATGCAAAGTGTAATAGTGCCTTTGGTGGTGATTATGACAAGTATGCACGATGCGTATCAGATTTTTTTGCTGAATTATTAAAGTGTAATGTCACTCCTTTAGTCTTAATCGATGGTGGCTGTGAAGACAAGAAATTGGAGACAGATATATATCGGACTAAACAGAAGATTCAAAAGGTGTCACGTTACACACACTATTTTAAGCAAGTAAACCAATTCTTTCCTCTTCTAATGAAGGTAGTCTTCAAAGATGTCATGACTGAGAAAGGTATTAAGTATGCACAATGCATATTCGAAGCGGATAATATCATAGCTGCAATAGCACGTATTCTCGATTGTCCTGTGTTGAGTTACGACTctgatttctatatttatgGATCATTATATATACCATTTAACACATGGGAAAAAGGTATAGTTCGTAAATCAACAGGCAGGGGCTATAtgaaatgttgcaaaatttatgatgTTGAGAAGCTTTTTCAAGCTTACGATGGATTGAATCAGACTTTGCTGCCTTTGGCAGCAATATTAATAGGAAATGACTATGTGAAGAAATGgactttcaaaaatttttttcatcagtTGGAATTATCGCAAGCAACAGGAAAGATGTATGATGAACAACAATGGCGTATAGATGCTACATTTAATTGGCTAAAGAAACTCAACTTAAATCAAGCtgtaacagaaatattaagcaGACTgcgaagagaaaaacgtaagcatgtattaaatataatagaaacgaTGATAAATGGTTACATCAATGCATCATTGGATGTTTTACATGTGCTGGGTGTTCCGGTACATAAGATTTCGAAAGCAAAATTACAGAATGTATTTAAAGCATACAAATTTGAAGGAGATATATACAATTTGACATATATTGATGAAAGCACAAGTGAAACAAAGTCAAGTGATGACGATGATGAAATTGACGACAAAGAAATAACAAGCATATGTGCGGGAAAAGAGGTGGTCTCTAATGAATCTCTGGTTAATAATTTGCCACAGTGGTTTATTAATGAATTCAAACTTGGTAGATATCCTTCTTACTTTATAAACATCATCATACGGAAGTTGTACGTTTGTCGTACGCAAATTGAAGATCATTTATACAGCTCATCTATCTTTGCAAGCTTAAACATTATAAGCGTTATTTATGGATTACTGATGTCAGgaattgaagaagaaaaaacttGCATGGAGTATATAACGCGAGATGGGATAACAATCAAGCGTTTTCAATTGGAATATAACAATAGTGTACTCGATTATAAATTACCGCTTTTATCCAATTTGGGAAAATTACCAATGAttattagaaaagaaattttaaataacacttTGAGAATTACCGATGAAAGCTGTATAAGTGAAATTCCACCAAACTGGAAATTATATGTTGCAACCATGAAGTACTGGATAGATCAAAAACAACAATCATTTAAAGAGCATATGTATATTCTccattgttttatatattcgtTATTATTTGCTATGTTATTTAACGTAATCGATCGCAAAATAGGCGTCCATAGAGTTCTACGCGAATTTAATCATAGATTCGATAAACTTGTGGAAAAGATTCAAAACACAAGAAAAGTGGAAAATTATCAGCCAGAATATTTAGACAACACTACACTCGTTAGTGCGCTTCATAAAGTTGATAGACACGATTGTTGGATTGCAGCCTCATTTTTTGTATCTAATTTTGAGACTAATCCATACTTACATCCaaaagatttcaaaattataattgttcaCGGTTTTGCGGAgtttcaaaattgtttaagTCATAGCATGGCCTTGAATGCATTGTTGGGATATCCATATGAGCAAACCAAGGTTGCTAGTGTGTTCAGTGGCACATTGCTGTACAATCTGtgcaacaattttaaaaagtgcGACAATATTGAGGAGTACATTAATACAGTTTTGCAAAATTCTCCGAGTTTATTGCGATTATTTAATGTACTTTTGTTGAAAGTTAAACCTTTGGTTGGTATGGCATAG
- the LOC105677535 gene encoding protein asteroid-like isoform X2: MGIFGLTTFISNQSEHYFTNYALHDTYLVIDGNSIAHCLYTYAKCNSAFGVLIDGGCEDKKLETDIYRTKQKIQKVSRYTHYFKQVNQFFPLLMKVVFKDVMTEKGIKYAQCIFEADNIIAAIARILDCPVLSYDSDFYIYGSLYIPFNTWEKGIVRKSTGRGYMKCCKIYDVEKLFQAYDGLNQTLLPLAAILIGNDYVKKWTFKNFFHQLELSQATGKMYDEQQWRIDATFNWLKKLNLNQAVTEILSRLRREKRKHVLNIIETMINGYINASLDVLHVLGVPVHKISKAKLQNVFKAYKFEGDIYNLTYIDESTSETKSSDDDDEIDDKEITSICAGKEVVSNESLVNNLPQWFINEFKLGRYPSYFINIIIRKLYVCRTQIEDHLYSSSIFASLNIISVIYGLLMSGIEEEKTCMEYITRDGITIKRFQLEYNNSVLDYKLPLLSNLGKLPMIIRKEILNNTLRITDESCISEIPPNWKLYVATMKYWIDQKQQSFKEHMYILHCFIYSLLFAMLFNVIDRKIGVHRVLREFNHRFDKLVEKIQNTRKVENYQPEYLDNTTLVSALHKVDRHDCWIAASFFVSNFETNPYLHPKDFKIIIVHGFAEFQNCLSHSMALNALLGYPYEQTKVASVFSGTLLYNLCNNFKKCDNIEEYINTVLQNSPSLLRLFNVLLLKVKPLVGMA; encoded by the exons atgggGATTTTTGGATTAAcaacatttatatcaaatcaATCTGagcattattttacaaattacgCCCTACATGATACTTATTTAGTAATTGATGGTAATAGTATAGCGCATTGCTTATACACTTATGCAAAGTGTAATAGTGCCTTTGGTG TCTTAATCGATGGTGGCTGTGAAGACAAGAAATTGGAGACAGATATATATCGGACTAAACAGAAGATTCAAAAGGTGTCACGTTACACACACTATTTTAAGCAAGTAAACCAATTCTTTCCTCTTCTAATGAAGGTAGTCTTCAAAGATGTCATGACTGAGAAAGGTATTAAGTATGCACAATGCATATTCGAAGCGGATAATATCATAGCTGCAATAGCACGTATTCTCGATTGTCCTGTGTTGAGTTACGACTctgatttctatatttatgGATCATTATATATACCATTTAACACATGGGAAAAAGGTATAGTTCGTAAATCAACAGGCAGGGGCTATAtgaaatgttgcaaaatttatgatgTTGAGAAGCTTTTTCAAGCTTACGATGGATTGAATCAGACTTTGCTGCCTTTGGCAGCAATATTAATAGGAAATGACTATGTGAAGAAATGgactttcaaaaatttttttcatcagtTGGAATTATCGCAAGCAACAGGAAAGATGTATGATGAACAACAATGGCGTATAGATGCTACATTTAATTGGCTAAAGAAACTCAACTTAAATCAAGCtgtaacagaaatattaagcaGACTgcgaagagaaaaacgtaagcatgtattaaatataatagaaacgaTGATAAATGGTTACATCAATGCATCATTGGATGTTTTACATGTGCTGGGTGTTCCGGTACATAAGATTTCGAAAGCAAAATTACAGAATGTATTTAAAGCATACAAATTTGAAGGAGATATATACAATTTGACATATATTGATGAAAGCACAAGTGAAACAAAGTCAAGTGATGACGATGATGAAATTGACGACAAAGAAATAACAAGCATATGTGCGGGAAAAGAGGTGGTCTCTAATGAATCTCTGGTTAATAATTTGCCACAGTGGTTTATTAATGAATTCAAACTTGGTAGATATCCTTCTTACTTTATAAACATCATCATACGGAAGTTGTACGTTTGTCGTACGCAAATTGAAGATCATTTATACAGCTCATCTATCTTTGCAAGCTTAAACATTATAAGCGTTATTTATGGATTACTGATGTCAGgaattgaagaagaaaaaacttGCATGGAGTATATAACGCGAGATGGGATAACAATCAAGCGTTTTCAATTGGAATATAACAATAGTGTACTCGATTATAAATTACCGCTTTTATCCAATTTGGGAAAATTACCAATGAttattagaaaagaaattttaaataacacttTGAGAATTACCGATGAAAGCTGTATAAGTGAAATTCCACCAAACTGGAAATTATATGTTGCAACCATGAAGTACTGGATAGATCAAAAACAACAATCATTTAAAGAGCATATGTATATTCTccattgttttatatattcgtTATTATTTGCTATGTTATTTAACGTAATCGATCGCAAAATAGGCGTCCATAGAGTTCTACGCGAATTTAATCATAGATTCGATAAACTTGTGGAAAAGATTCAAAACACAAGAAAAGTGGAAAATTATCAGCCAGAATATTTAGACAACACTACACTCGTTAGTGCGCTTCATAAAGTTGATAGACACGATTGTTGGATTGCAGCCTCATTTTTTGTATCTAATTTTGAGACTAATCCATACTTACATCCaaaagatttcaaaattataattgttcaCGGTTTTGCGGAgtttcaaaattgtttaagTCATAGCATGGCCTTGAATGCATTGTTGGGATATCCATATGAGCAAACCAAGGTTGCTAGTGTGTTCAGTGGCACATTGCTGTACAATCTGtgcaacaattttaaaaagtgcGACAATATTGAGGAGTACATTAATACAGTTTTGCAAAATTCTCCGAGTTTATTGCGATTATTTAATGTACTTTTGTTGAAAGTTAAACCTTTGGTTGGTATGGCATAG
- the LOC105677535 gene encoding protein asteroid-like isoform X4, with product MQSVIVPLVVIMTILIDGGCEDKKLETDIYRTKQKIQKVSRYTHYFKQVNQFFPLLMKVVFKDVMTEKGIKYAQCIFEADNIIAAIARILDCPVLSYDSDFYIYGSLYIPFNTWEKGIVRKSTGRGYMKCCKIYDVEKLFQAYDGLNQTLLPLAAILIGNDYVKKWTFKNFFHQLELSQATGKMYDEQQWRIDATFNWLKKLNLNQAVTEILSRLRREKRKHVLNIIETMINGYINASLDVLHVLGVPVHKISKAKLQNVFKAYKFEGDIYNLTYIDESTSETKSSDDDDEIDDKEITSICAGKEVVSNESLVNNLPQWFINEFKLGRYPSYFINIIIRKLYVCRTQIEDHLYSSSIFASLNIISVIYGLLMSGIEEEKTCMEYITRDGITIKRFQLEYNNSVLDYKLPLLSNLGKLPMIIRKEILNNTLRITDESCISEIPPNWKLYVATMKYWIDQKQQSFKEHMYILHCFIYSLLFAMLFNVIDRKIGVHRVLREFNHRFDKLVEKIQNTRKVENYQPEYLDNTTLVSALHKVDRHDCWIAASFFVSNFETNPYLHPKDFKIIIVHGFAEFQNCLSHSMALNALLGYPYEQTKVASVFSGTLLYNLCNNFKKCDNIEEYINTVLQNSPSLLRLFNVLLLKVKPLVGMA from the exons ATGCAAAGTGTAATAGTGCCTTTGGTGGTGATTATGACAA TCTTAATCGATGGTGGCTGTGAAGACAAGAAATTGGAGACAGATATATATCGGACTAAACAGAAGATTCAAAAGGTGTCACGTTACACACACTATTTTAAGCAAGTAAACCAATTCTTTCCTCTTCTAATGAAGGTAGTCTTCAAAGATGTCATGACTGAGAAAGGTATTAAGTATGCACAATGCATATTCGAAGCGGATAATATCATAGCTGCAATAGCACGTATTCTCGATTGTCCTGTGTTGAGTTACGACTctgatttctatatttatgGATCATTATATATACCATTTAACACATGGGAAAAAGGTATAGTTCGTAAATCAACAGGCAGGGGCTATAtgaaatgttgcaaaatttatgatgTTGAGAAGCTTTTTCAAGCTTACGATGGATTGAATCAGACTTTGCTGCCTTTGGCAGCAATATTAATAGGAAATGACTATGTGAAGAAATGgactttcaaaaatttttttcatcagtTGGAATTATCGCAAGCAACAGGAAAGATGTATGATGAACAACAATGGCGTATAGATGCTACATTTAATTGGCTAAAGAAACTCAACTTAAATCAAGCtgtaacagaaatattaagcaGACTgcgaagagaaaaacgtaagcatgtattaaatataatagaaacgaTGATAAATGGTTACATCAATGCATCATTGGATGTTTTACATGTGCTGGGTGTTCCGGTACATAAGATTTCGAAAGCAAAATTACAGAATGTATTTAAAGCATACAAATTTGAAGGAGATATATACAATTTGACATATATTGATGAAAGCACAAGTGAAACAAAGTCAAGTGATGACGATGATGAAATTGACGACAAAGAAATAACAAGCATATGTGCGGGAAAAGAGGTGGTCTCTAATGAATCTCTGGTTAATAATTTGCCACAGTGGTTTATTAATGAATTCAAACTTGGTAGATATCCTTCTTACTTTATAAACATCATCATACGGAAGTTGTACGTTTGTCGTACGCAAATTGAAGATCATTTATACAGCTCATCTATCTTTGCAAGCTTAAACATTATAAGCGTTATTTATGGATTACTGATGTCAGgaattgaagaagaaaaaacttGCATGGAGTATATAACGCGAGATGGGATAACAATCAAGCGTTTTCAATTGGAATATAACAATAGTGTACTCGATTATAAATTACCGCTTTTATCCAATTTGGGAAAATTACCAATGAttattagaaaagaaattttaaataacacttTGAGAATTACCGATGAAAGCTGTATAAGTGAAATTCCACCAAACTGGAAATTATATGTTGCAACCATGAAGTACTGGATAGATCAAAAACAACAATCATTTAAAGAGCATATGTATATTCTccattgttttatatattcgtTATTATTTGCTATGTTATTTAACGTAATCGATCGCAAAATAGGCGTCCATAGAGTTCTACGCGAATTTAATCATAGATTCGATAAACTTGTGGAAAAGATTCAAAACACAAGAAAAGTGGAAAATTATCAGCCAGAATATTTAGACAACACTACACTCGTTAGTGCGCTTCATAAAGTTGATAGACACGATTGTTGGATTGCAGCCTCATTTTTTGTATCTAATTTTGAGACTAATCCATACTTACATCCaaaagatttcaaaattataattgttcaCGGTTTTGCGGAgtttcaaaattgtttaagTCATAGCATGGCCTTGAATGCATTGTTGGGATATCCATATGAGCAAACCAAGGTTGCTAGTGTGTTCAGTGGCACATTGCTGTACAATCTGtgcaacaattttaaaaagtgcGACAATATTGAGGAGTACATTAATACAGTTTTGCAAAATTCTCCGAGTTTATTGCGATTATTTAATGTACTTTTGTTGAAAGTTAAACCTTTGGTTGGTATGGCATAG
- the LOC105677534 gene encoding protein asteroid-like, whose product MGIVGLTTFISNHSEHYHANYALHDTYLVIDGNSIACQLYMWHAKCNSIFGGDYDKYAQCVSDFFDELLMCNVIPLVLIDGGCENKKLKTVISRTKDKIEMASRYTLHFQQRAKFFPLLMKEVFKDVMNEKGIKYTQCIFEADNTIATIARGLNCPVLSYDSDFYIYGSLYIPFDTWGNGVVPNPTGSGSMKYCKIYNVEKLFRAYNGLNQTLLPLAAILLGNDYVKQHTFRNFFRHLKLPRIGRKKFNEQQRRIDATFNWLRKLSLNQAVIGILSRLRRQERKRVLNIIETMINGSYMTRVPQSILHILGILTQKFLKAQLLNISKTYKFEGDIYNLTYIDERTNETESSNDDDEIEDKEIVSVLAGRETVSCPEFEIRNLPKWFISEFKLGRYPSYFIDIIMRKLYVCPTQIEDHSYASSVNASLNIISVIYELLMSERPYLTGLMSRQATSMDYMEYLTRYKDTIKCFRLTYDRQLISFEHSRFINFRTLPILARKEILDDTFKITYTDKSCIYKIPPNWKLYIATMKYWINQEEESFKLNCHIYSLLFTILYNIIDNKIGFHRILHKFHHRYDKLVKEIQNTRKVQNYQPKYSDKTTLINALQEVNVDDCWIAASFFVSNFETNQKLYLQPKKFNITIVHNFAVFQNCLRHGMHLNALLEYPYEQTKVASVFNGTLLYNLCSNFKKRDNVEEYINTVLQNSPSLLRLFNILLSTVKPLFGTLLEKKVNKSKKRKARRDEKKEERDTTQEDHDEEEEAETTHESSSEEVFHDVNNPFSILGATQN is encoded by the coding sequence atgggGATTGTTGGATTAAcaacatttatatcaaatcaTTCTGAGCATTATCATGCAAATTACGCACTACATGATACTTATTTAGTAATTGATGGTAATAGTATAGCATGTCAATTATACATGTGGCATGCGAAATGTAATAGTATCTTTGGTGGTGATTATGACAAGTATGCGCAATGTGTATCAGATTTTTTCGATGAGTTATTAATGTGTAATGTCATTCCCTTGGTCTTAATCGATGGTGGTTGTGAAAACAAGAAATTGAAAACAGTTATATCTCGaactaaagataaaattgaaatggcGTCACGTTACACTCTCCATTTTCAGCAAAGAGCAAAATTCTTTCCTCTTCTTATGAAAGAAGTCTTCAAAGATGTCATGAATGAAAAAGGTATTAAATATACACAATGCATATTTGAAGCAGATAATACCATAGCTACAATAGCACGTGGTCTCAATTGTCCTGTGTTGAGTTACGACTCTGATTTCTACATTTATGGATCATTGTATATACCATTCGACACATGGGGAAATGGTGTAGTTCCTAATCCAACAGGCAGTGGCTCTatgaaatattgcaaaatttataatgttgagAAGCTTTTTCGAGCTTACAATGGATTGAATCAGACTTTGTTGCCTTTGGCAGCAATATTATTAGGAAATGATTATGTGAAGCAACATACGTTTAGAAATTTCTTCCGTCATTTGAAATTACCGCGGataggaagaaaaaaatttaacgaacAACAACGGCGCATAGATGCTACATTTAATTGGCTACGGAAACTCAGCTTAAATCAAGCTGTAATAGGAATACTAAGTAGACTGCGAAGACAAGAACGCAAAcgtgtattaaatataatagaaacgaTGATAAATGGTTCATACATGACACGTGTACCACAgagtattttacatatactggGTATTCTCACacagaaatttttgaaagcaCAGTTGCTGAATATATCCAAAACATACAAATTTGAAGGAGATATATACAATTTGACGTATATTGACGAAAGGACAAATGAAACAGAGTCAAGCAATGACGACGATGAAATCGAAGACAAAGAAATAGTAAGCGTACTTGCAGGAAGAGAGACAGTGTCATGTCCTGAATTTGAGATTAGGAATTTGCCAAAGTGGTTTATCAGTGAATTCAAGCTTGGTAGATATCCTTCTTACTTTATAGACATCATCATGCGAAAGTTGTACGTTTGTCCAACGCAAATTGAAGATCATTCATACGCCTCATCTGTCAATGCAAGCTTAAACATTATAAGCGTTATTTATGAATTACTGATGTCAGAAAGACCCTACCTTACTGGATTGATGAGTCGACAAGCAACTTCGATGGATTATATGGAATATCTGACGCGATATAAGGACACAATTAAGTGTTTTCGCTTGACGTACGACCGTCAACTAATCAGTTTTGAACATTCACGTTTCATCAATTTTAGAACATTACCAATACTCGcgcgaaaagaaattttggatgatacttttaaaattacatacaccgataaaagttgtatatataaaattccaccaaactggaaattatatattgcaaccATGAAATACTGGATAAATCAAGAAGAAGAATCATTTAAACTcaattgtcatatatattcCTTATTATtcactatattatataacataatagaTAACAAAATAGGTTTCCATAGAATTCTACACAAATTTCATCATAGATACGATAAACTTGtgaaagaaattcaaaatacAAGGAAAGTGCAAAATTACCAGCCAAAATATTCGGACAAAACTACACTCATTAATGCACTTCAGGAAGTTAATGTAGACGATTGTTGGATTgcagcttcattttttgtatcCAATTTTGAGACAAATCAAAAACTTTATTTGCaaccaaaaaaatttaatattactattGTTCACAATTTTGCAGTGTTCCAAAATTGTTTAAGACATGGCATGCATTTAAATGCTCTGCTAGAATATCCATATGAACAAACCAAGGTTGCTAGCGTGTTCAATGGTACATTGCTGTACAATCTGTGCAGCAATTTTAAAAAGCGCGATAATGTTGAAGAGTACATTAATACAGTTTTGCAAAATTCTCCGAGTTTATTGCGgctatttaatatacttttatcgACAGTCAAACCTTTGTTTGGTACGCTATTGGAAAAGAAAGTTAATAAGTCTAAGAAACGAAAAGCGAgaagagatgaaaaaaaagaggaaagagaCACTACACAGGAAGATCatgatgaagaagaagaagctgAAACGACACATGAAAGCAGTAGCGAAGAAGTCTTTCACGATGTAAATAATCCTTTTTCAATACTAGGTGCTACGCAAAATTAG